The Acidobacteriota bacterium genome contains a region encoding:
- a CDS encoding HAD family phosphatase — protein sequence MPFKLIALDIDGTLLTARGEITPRTSQAINQARTLGVQVVLVTGRRFSSARELVLRLELDIPLVSHNGALTKNIETLEVVDFHPLDDGIAREVIQFGREHGVDMICNDDPHGLGTMVIEGISPDNKALHRYLNLYRSSVVEVPDLLGYVQSPPIQLTVSGRCDPTEEFESKLREATAGRVQIFKTRYRSYDLTILDVLSMTASKGESLATIAARHSIAREEIMAIGDNHNDLTMLQYAGLGVVMGNAEDELKQMGFEQTASNEEDGVALAIEKFILKT from the coding sequence ATGCCGTTCAAACTCATAGCACTCGATATTGACGGAACCTTGCTGACCGCGCGCGGAGAAATCACGCCGCGCACTTCCCAAGCCATCAATCAAGCCAGAACACTTGGAGTTCAGGTCGTCCTGGTGACTGGCCGCCGATTCAGCTCGGCGCGTGAATTGGTGTTACGGTTGGAGTTGGACATCCCGCTGGTTTCCCACAACGGAGCATTGACCAAAAACATTGAAACGCTGGAAGTCGTGGATTTTCATCCGCTGGATGACGGCATTGCTCGTGAAGTCATTCAGTTTGGGCGCGAACATGGCGTGGATATGATTTGCAACGACGATCCGCATGGGCTTGGAACAATGGTCATTGAAGGCATTTCGCCCGATAACAAAGCCTTACATCGTTACCTGAATCTGTATCGAAGCTCCGTTGTCGAAGTTCCCGACCTGCTGGGATATGTCCAGTCGCCGCCGATTCAATTGACGGTTTCGGGTCGCTGCGATCCTACGGAAGAGTTTGAAAGCAAGTTGCGCGAAGCGACGGCCGGGCGGGTTCAGATTTTCAAAACGCGCTACCGATCTTATGACCTGACGATTCTGGACGTGTTGAGCATGACGGCTTCCAAAGGCGAAAGTCTGGCGACCATCGCTGCACGACACAGTATCGCCCGCGAAGAAATCATGGCTATCGGCGATAATCACAACGATTTGACGATGTTGCAGTACGCAGGACTTGGCGTCGTGATGGGGAACGCCGAAGACGAATTGAAGCAAATGGGATTTGAACAAACTGCGTCAAATGAAGAAGACGGCGTGGCTCTGGCAATCGAAAAATTTATTCTGAAAACATAG
- the gmd gene encoding GDP-mannose 4,6-dehydratase — translation MKKALITGITGQDGSYLTELLLGKGYDVYGIIRRASTFNTERLDHIYQDPHEAGRRLKLVYGDLNDASSLNKILRDVQPEEIYNLGAQSHVRVSFDIPEYTAEVGGLGTLRLLEAIRETGLNKTRFYQASSSELYGKVQEIPQRETTPFYPRSPYGVAKLYSYWITVNYRESYGLFACNGILFNHESERRGATFVTRKVTQAAAAIKLGLQDKLFLGNLDAKRDWGHAKDYVRAMWMMLQQDEADDYVIATGETHSVRELLEEAFSHLGLDWQKYVEIDPRYFRPAEVDLLIGDATKAKQKLGWQPEITFKELVTTMVDADLAELKKKHNL, via the coding sequence ATGAAAAAAGCACTCATCACAGGCATCACCGGGCAAGACGGCAGTTATTTGACGGAATTGCTGCTTGGCAAAGGCTACGACGTGTACGGCATTATCCGTCGCGCAAGCACATTCAACACCGAACGGCTGGATCACATTTACCAAGACCCGCACGAAGCCGGTCGCCGGTTGAAACTGGTGTACGGAGATTTGAACGACGCCAGTTCGCTGAACAAAATCCTGCGCGATGTGCAGCCGGAGGAAATTTATAACCTTGGCGCGCAATCGCACGTGCGCGTCAGTTTCGACATTCCCGAATACACTGCAGAAGTCGGCGGTTTGGGGACGCTACGGTTGCTGGAAGCAATTCGCGAAACCGGACTCAACAAAACGCGCTTTTATCAGGCTTCGTCTTCGGAACTGTACGGCAAAGTGCAGGAAATACCGCAGCGCGAAACCACGCCGTTTTATCCGCGCAGCCCTTATGGCGTCGCCAAGCTCTACTCGTATTGGATCACGGTCAATTACCGCGAAAGTTACGGCCTGTTTGCGTGCAACGGTATTTTGTTCAATCACGAGAGCGAACGGCGCGGCGCGACCTTTGTCACGCGCAAAGTCACGCAAGCGGCAGCGGCGATCAAACTGGGATTGCAGGACAAACTTTTTCTGGGAAACCTCGACGCCAAACGTGATTGGGGGCACGCCAAAGATTACGTCCGCGCCATGTGGATGATGCTGCAACAGGACGAAGCCGACGATTACGTAATTGCCACCGGAGAAACGCATTCGGTGCGCGAACTGCTGGAAGAAGCGTTCAGCCATTTGGGATTGGACTGGCAAAAGTATGTCGAAATTGATCCGCGTTATTTTCGCCCGGCGGAAGTGGATTTGTTGATTGGCGACGCGACCAAAGCAAAGCAAAAGCTTGGCTGGCAACCGGAAATTACCTTCAAAGAATTGGTCACAACAATGGTGGACGCTGATCTGGCTGAACTGAAAAAGAAGCACAATTTGTAA
- a CDS encoding arginase family protein — protein sequence MLAGLGAVVRVEEATLTPDEVTEYGAWKRLGMALGHFAEIVEKNEREGYFTVGLLATCPSMPGLVAGLQHSGPTREPIKIGMLWLDAHPDFNTPETTRSGSLGGMPVAVATGRALQRMRLDAHLDPPLSDRHIVMGGVRLTDPLEQQMLDQSFIEQLSVDDLRNQTPAVFAQLDRLTRLTDKLYVHIDLDVLDPREVMGHGNKVPNGPSSEQLAKLFETIFSRYPKASAIGFATIPTTDEGGLSLAAVNRMIMGAVLGVKARESRR from the coding sequence ATGCTCGCTGGGCTGGGCGCGGTTGTGCGCGTCGAGGAAGCCACATTGACACCAGACGAAGTCACGGAGTATGGCGCGTGGAAACGGCTGGGAATGGCTTTGGGTCATTTCGCCGAGATTGTGGAGAAGAACGAGCGGGAAGGCTACTTCACGGTTGGGCTGCTGGCGACTTGTCCATCTATGCCGGGGCTGGTCGCTGGGCTGCAACATTCGGGGCCGACGCGCGAACCGATAAAGATCGGGATGCTGTGGCTCGATGCGCACCCGGATTTCAACACGCCGGAGACCACGCGCAGCGGCTCGCTCGGCGGAATGCCGGTGGCGGTGGCGACGGGGCGGGCCTTGCAGCGGATGCGATTGGACGCGCATCTCGATCCGCCTTTGTCAGACCGCCACATCGTGATGGGCGGCGTGCGCCTTACCGATCCGCTGGAACAGCAGATGCTCGACCAATCGTTTATCGAACAACTCAGCGTGGACGACCTGCGCAATCAGACGCCAGCGGTGTTTGCGCAACTTGATCGCCTGACCCGCCTGACCGACAAACTCTACGTGCATATTGATCTGGACGTGCTCGATCCGCGCGAGGTGATGGGACACGGGAATAAAGTGCCCAATGGACCTTCGAGCGAGCAGTTAGCGAAGTTGTTCGAGACGATCTTCAGCCGTTACCCCAAAGCGTCGGCCATCGGCTTCGCGACAATTCCAACCACGGACGAAGGCGGCCTTTCGCTGGCGGCGGTAAACCGGATGATTATGGGCGCAGTGCTAGGGGTGAAGGCACGCGAAAGTCGGCGGTAG
- a CDS encoding SMC family ATPase, with protein MGDALTLPFTYRLRPAAYHLLPALLITKVELENVKNHAEAEFTFQPGVIAICGSNGSGKTTILEAIAWALFDHLDYKKEDFIKRGAKRGKVAVSFISDLDEREYTVTRDTGTGYSVYDPTTKTRLVEQKNQVLPWLRQHLKVETDTDLAALFKSTIGVPQGTFTYDFTLSPANRKTVFDQILKVEEYRKASDNLRDTLRHIETRIIEADKQLASAEGELKAYDEIRREHDETAARTATLEIESRTANDERELAFAVVAQFVELLRQVETQRSTIERLRVKLELKKDSLVTARESVEQAAKAAKIVADALTGYQAYQAANARLAELEQQRDARDKLRDRLSVVEHNLIETRSNLKLAEQRLAEVGDAKEQFGKLADKIEQQTAIELAIAELRERRGELQGLQNALATLDRELEKLRQRYTELSKQIETAEAQAKKAAQVDVLEGERSVLDNQITSSELAFGNFKLKRDHLASLKTEAARLAKELEKISRETVKLEKIAAIAARLSELETNQHRETERLAALKAEVARDEEMIRALESGGICPLLTERCLNLKPGESLDSRFRSGLDARRGEIEKLAKVLTAVVEEVRHARTAATEAAKLSHLQAETVRLSAEIETRQRQVAELESETAEGARLSEKEIQQLKTRRGEIEAQLREARDAQKLASQVEVLRNEQAGITAEGESKRAERDRAAKRVAEIGDLEKQFAEAESNLSQLNDPRGQASALNQIIAREAEWQREAEQARQQSVEINAQLDQLKMELRVFAALDSELSAAAQTRQQSEGDYHAYIQNKKTADTLEIRQKELTATETEIAETETLLGEVQTALAALEQKYDAEAHRRALSELDAWRERATQLATQLEHCRQQLERLNAQLARLEEVRERMRDHLAAKEKAQVLRETADFIRDTLQKAAPYITELHLHSISAEANQLFREISGRYDVTLRWAKDYEILLEEEGRERPFLNLSGGEQMAAALAVRLALLKELSEVNIAFFDEPTTNMDEERRRNLAQQIGRIKDFQQLFVISHDDSFEGFTDQIVMLGVQS; from the coding sequence GTGGGCGACGCATTAACGCTACCCTTCACCTACCGCCTGCGACCTGCCGCTTATCACCTGCTTCCCGCCTTGCTAATCACCAAAGTCGAACTTGAAAACGTAAAGAATCACGCCGAAGCCGAGTTCACTTTTCAGCCCGGCGTCATAGCCATTTGCGGCTCAAACGGATCCGGCAAAACCACCATTCTGGAAGCCATTGCCTGGGCACTGTTCGATCACCTGGATTACAAGAAAGAAGATTTTATCAAACGCGGAGCCAAACGTGGCAAAGTCGCCGTTTCGTTCATTTCCGATCTGGACGAACGCGAATATACCGTCACGCGCGACACTGGAACCGGTTATTCGGTGTACGACCCCACGACAAAAACCCGACTGGTGGAGCAAAAAAACCAAGTGCTGCCGTGGTTGCGCCAGCATTTGAAAGTTGAAACCGACACCGATCTGGCCGCTCTGTTCAAATCCACCATCGGCGTTCCTCAGGGCACGTTCACGTACGATTTCACGCTTTCCCCTGCCAACCGCAAAACTGTTTTCGACCAGATTCTGAAGGTCGAAGAGTATCGCAAAGCGTCTGACAATTTGCGCGACACGCTTCGCCACATCGAAACCCGCATCATCGAAGCTGATAAACAACTGGCTTCCGCCGAAGGCGAATTGAAAGCGTATGACGAAATCCGCCGTGAACACGACGAAACCGCCGCGCGGACAGCGACATTGGAAATCGAAAGCCGGACGGCCAATGACGAACGTGAATTGGCCTTTGCCGTTGTCGCTCAATTCGTAGAATTGCTTCGGCAGGTCGAAACGCAGCGAAGCACGATTGAGCGGTTACGCGTCAAACTGGAACTGAAAAAGGATTCGTTGGTGACCGCGCGCGAATCGGTTGAACAGGCCGCCAAGGCCGCAAAAATCGTCGCTGATGCGTTGACAGGGTATCAAGCCTACCAGGCAGCCAACGCGCGGTTGGCGGAATTGGAACAACAGCGCGACGCCAGAGATAAACTCCGCGACCGGTTGTCTGTCGTCGAACACAATTTGATCGAAACCCGCAGCAATTTGAAGCTTGCTGAACAACGACTGGCCGAAGTCGGCGATGCCAAAGAACAATTTGGCAAACTGGCAGATAAAATCGAACAACAGACTGCCATTGAACTCGCCATCGCCGAATTGCGCGAACGCCGCGGCGAATTACAGGGTTTGCAAAACGCTCTGGCCACATTGGATCGTGAACTGGAAAAACTGCGGCAGCGGTATACCGAGCTTTCCAAACAGATTGAAACTGCTGAGGCACAGGCGAAAAAAGCCGCTCAAGTAGATGTGTTGGAAGGGGAACGCTCCGTGTTGGACAATCAAATCACCAGCTCTGAACTGGCTTTCGGCAATTTCAAACTCAAACGCGATCATCTAGCTTCGCTGAAAACCGAAGCAGCGCGTCTGGCGAAAGAGCTTGAAAAAATTTCGCGTGAAACCGTCAAGCTGGAAAAAATAGCGGCGATTGCCGCGCGGCTGTCGGAATTGGAAACCAACCAGCATCGCGAAACCGAGCGGCTCGCCGCATTGAAAGCAGAAGTGGCGCGCGACGAAGAAATGATTCGTGCTCTGGAATCCGGTGGCATTTGCCCACTGCTGACCGAAAGGTGTTTGAATTTAAAACCCGGCGAATCGCTGGATTCGCGGTTTCGTTCGGGATTGGATGCGCGGCGTGGCGAGATTGAAAAGCTGGCCAAAGTCTTGACCGCCGTGGTTGAAGAAGTCCGGCACGCGCGAACCGCAGCGACGGAAGCCGCCAAACTCTCGCACCTGCAAGCAGAAACCGTTCGGCTGAGTGCCGAAATTGAAACCAGGCAGCGACAAGTTGCCGAACTCGAATCAGAAACGGCAGAAGGAGCCAGGCTCAGCGAGAAAGAAATTCAGCAGTTAAAAACCCGTCGCGGCGAAATCGAAGCGCAATTGCGCGAAGCTCGCGATGCGCAAAAGCTGGCCAGCCAGGTTGAAGTTTTACGAAACGAACAAGCCGGAATCACCGCCGAAGGCGAAAGCAAGCGCGCCGAACGCGACCGCGCGGCAAAGCGAGTGGCTGAAATCGGCGATCTGGAAAAACAGTTTGCCGAAGCAGAAAGCAATTTGAGCCAGCTCAACGATCCGCGCGGCCAGGCTTCCGCGTTAAACCAAATCATCGCGCGCGAGGCGGAATGGCAACGCGAAGCCGAACAAGCCAGACAACAAAGCGTCGAAATCAACGCGCAACTCGATCAATTGAAAATGGAGTTACGGGTCTTCGCTGCGCTCGATTCCGAACTTTCCGCCGCCGCGCAAACGCGCCAGCAAAGCGAAGGCGATTACCACGCTTATATTCAAAACAAGAAAACCGCCGACACGCTGGAAATTCGCCAGAAGGAATTGACGGCAACGGAAACCGAAATCGCTGAAACCGAAACCCTGCTCGGCGAAGTGCAAACGGCACTGGCAGCGTTGGAACAGAAATACGACGCCGAAGCGCATCGCCGCGCGCTGTCGGAACTGGATGCCTGGCGCGAACGCGCGACGCAACTCGCGACACAACTGGAACATTGCCGCCAGCAATTGGAACGCTTGAACGCGCAACTGGCGCGATTGGAAGAAGTCCGCGAACGAATGCGCGACCATCTGGCCGCCAAAGAGAAAGCGCAGGTCTTGCGCGAAACCGCCGACTTCATACGCGACACGCTGCAAAAAGCCGCGCCGTACATTACCGAATTGCATCTGCATTCGATTTCCGCCGAAGCCAACCAACTCTTCCGCGAAATCAGTGGGCGATACGACGTCACGCTGCGCTGGGCCAAAGATTACGAAATCCTTTTAGAAGAAGAAGGCCGCGAACGCCCGTTCTTGAATTTATCCGGCGGCGAACAGATGGCTGCGGCGCTGGCCGTGCGGCTGGCTCTGTTGAAAGAACTCTCCGAAGTCAACATTGCTTTTTTCGACGAACCCACCACGAATATGGACGAAGAGCGCCGGCGCAACTTAGCTCAGCAAATTGGCCGCATCAAAGATTTTCAGCAACTGTTCGTCATCAGCCACGACGACAGCTTCGAAGGCTTTACAGATCAAATCGTCATGCTCGGCGTGCAGAGTTGA
- a CDS encoding DUF3368 domain-containing protein, translating into MIIVADTAPIHYLILIDEIEVLRMLAGRVFVPQAVFQELQAAGAPDQVRRWIGSQPDWFEVRQANTSLFTPRKKIGAGETEAIALAIELRADALLIDDSDAIKEAHRLQVHTLRLFNILEDAAEKNLLDLSEAVEKVKITNFHLPPAELIEAMLERDQRRKQAS; encoded by the coding sequence ATGATCATCGTCGCTGATACTGCCCCGATACACTATCTGATTCTGATTGATGAGATCGAGGTCTTACGGATGCTCGCCGGACGGGTCTTCGTTCCTCAGGCTGTCTTTCAAGAATTGCAGGCAGCAGGCGCGCCGGACCAAGTGCGAAGATGGATAGGCTCCCAGCCTGATTGGTTTGAAGTGAGGCAAGCGAACACATCGCTTTTTACGCCGCGAAAGAAAATCGGTGCTGGCGAAACTGAAGCCATCGCCCTGGCAATCGAGTTGAGGGCTGATGCTTTGTTGATTGACGACAGCGACGCCATCAAAGAAGCTCACCGATTGCAAGTCCACACTTTACGGCTCTTCAACATCCTGGAAGATGCCGCGGAAAAGAACTTGCTCGATTTGTCCGAGGCAGTCGAGAAGGTCAAGATAACGAACTTTCATCTGCCTCCCGCTGAACTCATTGAAGCAATGCTTGAACGCGACCAGCGGAGAAAGCAAGCCAGCTAA
- a CDS encoding UPF0175 family protein, protein MEVTIVIPDDVASEIQNGSTTPLSRRLLELAAIQAYESDLITKHQVKEMLGFESRFEVDALFKAYDLRDHSFTMEELERGRATAKALFGE, encoded by the coding sequence ATGGAAGTAACAATTGTAATTCCTGATGACGTAGCGAGCGAAATTCAGAATGGCAGCACGACGCCACTTTCGCGCCGTCTTTTGGAACTGGCGGCGATCCAGGCTTATGAATCCGACCTCATCACGAAGCATCAGGTGAAAGAAATGCTTGGCTTTGAAAGCCGCTTTGAAGTTGACGCGCTTTTTAAGGCATATGACCTACGCGACCACAGCTTCACAATGGAAGAGCTTGAAAGAGGCAGGGCGACTGCCAAAGCCCTGTTTGGCGAATGA
- the hflX gene encoding GTPase HflX → MNCELRTMKIEGKTLGLKANQLQRLEKMYQRRIPPTEIVTQDFARQLTEISHEIGRQVGVLVNRKGHVETVVVGDASQILLPAQDRSRLGQSRFYGLRCLHTHLRGEAGLTHDDLTDLALLRLDLMAAIDVDPKTGLPGMVRAAHLLPATAKSRAEENGEQKAFQFLDPRLPGHFDLDFLELIESLEAEMARNRGARKASDTRDRAILVGVTTENTAEAKDSIDELRELATSGGLVVLDEIVQRRQSLDPKTLVGKGKLDEIIIRSLQLGADMIVFDRELSPAQVRAINEIADLKIVDRSQLILDIFAQRAQTAEGRIQVELAQLKYLLPRLTGSGTAMSRLMGGIGGRGPGETKLEVDRRRVRDRISHLESQLDKIRASRTQRRAQRTRREMPVVSIVGYTNAGKSTLLNALTNSDVLAEQRMFATLDPTSRRLRLPQEQEIIINDTVGFIRDLPKDLLAAFKATLEEMEQSDLLIHLVDASSPQLESQITSVNRILGDLQLDAIPRLLVFNKMDLADPEGLENQCEVYNAIAISAIDRRSLDKLVNEISARLNPEPAE, encoded by the coding sequence ATGAACTGCGAACTGCGAACTATGAAAATTGAAGGCAAAACTCTTGGCTTGAAAGCCAACCAACTGCAGCGGCTGGAAAAAATGTACCAGCGCCGCATCCCGCCGACGGAAATCGTCACGCAAGACTTTGCGCGCCAGTTAACCGAAATCTCCCACGAAATTGGTCGCCAAGTCGGCGTATTGGTCAACCGCAAAGGCCATGTCGAAACTGTCGTCGTCGGTGACGCAAGTCAAATCCTTCTTCCTGCGCAGGATCGTTCTCGTCTGGGCCAGTCGCGTTTTTACGGATTGCGCTGTTTGCACACACACCTTCGCGGTGAAGCCGGGTTGACGCACGACGATTTAACTGATTTGGCGCTGCTCAGGCTGGATTTGATGGCGGCGATTGATGTGGACCCGAAAACCGGATTGCCCGGAATGGTTCGCGCCGCGCATTTGCTGCCCGCCACAGCCAAATCCCGCGCGGAAGAAAACGGCGAACAGAAAGCATTTCAATTCCTTGATCCGCGTTTGCCCGGCCACTTCGATTTGGACTTCCTGGAATTGATCGAATCGCTGGAAGCCGAAATGGCGCGCAACCGCGGCGCGCGCAAAGCGTCTGACACGCGCGACCGCGCGATTCTGGTCGGCGTCACCACCGAAAACACTGCCGAGGCCAAAGATTCGATTGATGAGCTGCGCGAACTGGCGACTTCAGGCGGCTTGGTTGTGCTGGATGAAATCGTTCAGCGTCGTCAGTCGCTCGATCCGAAAACGCTGGTCGGCAAAGGCAAACTGGACGAAATCATCATCCGCAGCTTGCAGCTCGGTGCGGATATGATCGTGTTTGACCGCGAACTGTCGCCCGCGCAAGTTCGCGCCATCAACGAAATTGCCGATCTGAAAATCGTGGATCGCTCGCAATTGATTCTGGACATCTTCGCGCAACGCGCGCAAACCGCTGAAGGCCGCATCCAGGTCGAACTGGCGCAGTTGAAATACTTACTGCCTCGATTGACCGGCAGTGGCACGGCGATGTCGCGGTTGATGGGCGGCATCGGCGGACGCGGCCCCGGCGAAACCAAACTGGAAGTTGACCGCCGCCGCGTGCGTGACCGCATCAGTCATCTGGAATCGCAACTGGATAAAATCCGCGCCAGCCGCACGCAGCGCCGCGCGCAGCGCACCCGCCGCGAAATGCCCGTCGTTTCCATCGTCGGATACACTAACGCCGGTAAAAGCACCTTGCTCAACGCGCTGACCAACAGCGACGTGCTGGCCGAACAACGCATGTTCGCCACGCTTGATCCCACCAGCCGCCGCCTGCGTCTGCCGCAGGAACAGGAAATCATCATCAACGACACCGTCGGTTTCATCCGCGACCTGCCCAAAGACCTGCTCGCCGCTTTCAAAGCCACGCTGGAAGAGATGGAACAATCCGACCTGTTGATTCATCTGGTGGACGCTTCCAGCCCGCAACTGGAAAGCCAGATTACTTCGGTCAATCGCATCCTGGGCGATTTGCAACTCGATGCGATTCCGCGCTTGCTGGTGTTTAACAAAATGGATTTGGCTGATCCCGAAGGATTGGAAAATCAATGCGAGGTGTACAACGCCATCGCCATTTCCGCCATTGACCGCCGCTCCCTGGATAAATTGGTCAACGAAATCAGTGCCCGCCTGAATCCGGAACCGGCGGAGTAA
- a CDS encoding SDR family oxidoreductase codes for MKDKIAVITGSGSGMGEGIARLFAEQGASVVISGRDPEKGEAVAADLVRQGRPAIFHRADVSIEADCRALIDRSVEHFGQIDVLVNNVGLSTRGTIEDTTVELWDQLFATNVRSAFVCAQQAVKYMKQRRSGSIINIGSVNAYIGEPKLMAYSATKGAMMVFTKNTASYLNRYRIRVNQLNVGWTETPNEHRVKTTEEGKAENWLEEAYKTRPWGRLLVPRDIAHAALYFASDDSELVTGSILDIEQYPVGAPPNW; via the coding sequence ATGAAAGATAAAATAGCAGTCATCACCGGTTCAGGTTCCGGGATGGGCGAAGGCATTGCGCGGCTTTTTGCCGAACAAGGAGCAAGCGTGGTCATTTCCGGACGCGACCCGGAGAAAGGCGAGGCCGTCGCCGCCGACCTGGTGCGACAAGGCCGTCCGGCAATTTTTCATCGCGCCGATGTTTCCATCGAAGCCGATTGCCGCGCCTTGATTGACCGCAGCGTGGAACACTTCGGCCAGATTGATGTGCTGGTCAACAACGTGGGCTTGAGCACGCGCGGCACAATTGAAGACACCACCGTCGAATTGTGGGATCAGCTTTTCGCCACCAACGTCCGCAGCGCATTTGTCTGTGCCCAGCAGGCGGTCAAATACATGAAACAACGCCGTTCGGGTTCGATCATCAACATCGGCTCGGTCAACGCCTACATCGGCGAACCCAAGTTGATGGCGTATTCGGCGACCAAAGGCGCGATGATGGTTTTCACCAAAAACACAGCCAGCTATCTGAACCGGTACCGCATTCGCGTCAACCAATTGAATGTCGGTTGGACCGAAACGCCGAACGAACACCGCGTCAAAACTACTGAAGAAGGCAAAGCTGAAAACTGGTTGGAAGAAGCCTATAAGACCCGGCCCTGGGGACGATTGCTGGTTCCGCGCGACATTGCGCACGCGGCTCTGTATTTCGCCAGCGATGACAGCGAACTGGTGACGGGTTCGATTCTGGATATTGAACAATATCCCGTTGGCGCTCCGCCGAACTGGTAA
- a CDS encoding CCA tRNA nucleotidyltransferase: protein MIAKSVIELCRAVKEIGGRALLVGGWVRDFARGVESVDYDIEVYGVEAAALRALLDQRGRVDAVGEAFTVYKVRLREGRKRFVVDVSLPRHESKIGRGHRGFVVTGDPHMSFAEAARRRDFTINSMMYDPLADEYIDIYGGREDLQRGIIRVADPATFIEDSLRVLRAMQFAARFEFTIDPATVELCRSIDLSDLPAERIWAEMEKWLFAARPSLGLHAARELGITENLWPELHALSGCPQDPAVHPEGDVFIHTGMVLDEARKLIDDLSRPKQLAVMLGALCHDLGKPATTKVESVSSPTKTHEENTKEGREGAELLRAASRDFVEKKKITAKGHEAVSIQLTEQFLDRLKVFTFDNYDVRRQTLALVEHHAVPYRWGRANNAGQTITDGQFRRLALQVEPELLYRVARADCLGRAGDFAPNHEEWFFNRVRELGIEKHAPEPLLLGRHVLAMGLSPGKHIGEITRAVYEQQLDGEVRTLEDAIAAARQIVERVTPPVPDSGGH from the coding sequence ATGATCGCAAAATCCGTCATCGAACTTTGCCGAGCTGTGAAAGAAATCGGCGGTCGCGCCTTGTTGGTCGGCGGATGGGTGCGCGATTTCGCGCGCGGAGTCGAGAGCGTTGATTACGACATTGAGGTGTACGGCGTGGAAGCCGCCGCGCTTCGAGCGTTGCTGGATCAGCGCGGCAGGGTAGACGCCGTCGGCGAGGCCTTCACGGTGTACAAAGTCCGGCTGCGCGAAGGGCGCAAAAGGTTCGTTGTGGATGTCAGTTTGCCTCGGCACGAATCGAAAATCGGGCGCGGGCATCGTGGGTTTGTCGTCACGGGCGATCCGCACATGAGTTTTGCCGAAGCCGCTCGCCGACGCGATTTCACCATTAACTCAATGATGTATGACCCGCTCGCCGATGAGTACATTGACATTTACGGGGGACGCGAAGATTTGCAGCGAGGAATTATTCGCGTTGCAGACCCTGCGACATTCATTGAAGACAGCCTGCGCGTTTTGCGCGCAATGCAATTTGCCGCAAGGTTTGAATTTACGATTGATCCGGCGACTGTGGAGCTTTGCCGCTCGATTGACCTCAGCGATTTGCCTGCGGAACGAATCTGGGCGGAAATGGAAAAGTGGCTGTTTGCCGCGCGGCCTTCGCTTGGGCTGCACGCGGCGCGCGAACTTGGCATTACGGAAAATCTTTGGCCGGAACTGCACGCGCTCAGCGGTTGTCCGCAAGACCCTGCGGTTCATCCCGAAGGCGATGTCTTCATTCACACCGGAATGGTTCTGGACGAAGCACGAAAGCTGATTGATGACTTGTCTCGTCCAAAACAACTTGCCGTGATGCTGGGCGCGCTCTGCCACGATCTGGGCAAACCCGCGACAACCAAGGTTGAAAGCGTTTCTTCACCCACGAAGACACACGAAGAAAACACGAAGGAAGGCAGAGAAGGGGCTGAGCTTCTTCGTGCTGCTTCGCGTGACTTCGTGGAGAAAAAAAAGATCACGGCGAAAGGGCATGAGGCCGTAAGCATTCAGTTGACCGAACAATTTCTGGATCGGCTAAAAGTGTTTACGTTCGACAATTACGACGTACGACGACAAACGCTGGCGCTGGTTGAACATCACGCTGTGCCGTATCGCTGGGGCAGAGCGAACAACGCAGGGCAAACGATTACAGACGGACAATTTCGGCGACTGGCGTTACAGGTTGAACCGGAATTGCTGTATCGCGTGGCGCGCGCAGATTGTTTGGGTCGCGCCGGAGACTTTGCGCCGAACCATGAAGAATGGTTTTTCAATCGAGTGCGGGAGTTGGGAATTGAAAAGCACGCGCCAGAACCGTTGTTGCTTGGCCGGCATGTGTTGGCGATGGGCTTGTCGCCCGGCAAACACATCGGCGAAATTACGCGGGCGGTGTATGAACAGCAGCTTGATGGCGAAGTTAGGACGCTTGAGGACGCGATTGCTGCGGCTCGGCAAATTGTCGAACGCGTTACTCCGCCGGTTCCGGATTCAGGCGGGCACTGA